In Coccidioides posadasii str. Silveira chromosome 4, complete sequence, one genomic interval encodes:
- a CDS encoding uncharacterized protein (EggNog:ENOG410PMAX~COG:S) yields the protein MASRPAFLPRDTSPSPAASAHAAPSPSRRPEPEPEPGPEPEPEPELEPEPEPVSRHTEQSQMNGVEATDGDEKRPTSPDATMAESKAACPDVTTATTTSPKPSSKAPELLATRSPPPSSSLPSADKPTEAESAHRKPDRDKADQSRESLPTSTETPVKSSRRVQAEDSNTRRNSAPRPQSESHTGTENATTTATTTRKQTNGTIGSVYSGNKIRHLKKDDGIPLWRKDIQYRFLRCVFEDKTPCFTRFPEGDKNHTFADIYLDAMAKSSKTSKILKDKLQNERSAAINMAMVCLLVNFGRMNTTLNFFPEMRAQLRTYHSIPSLQAHQDSSAYKQLQDAPRLKSILKGASEDVEQPGTIEKIKNHAIPRTNPVNLIFVLSHYAPRISELHFPPPGDFFDLVMRPTLSSKSRARAFLWLMWYYLESDFSEKAALENPFGPGTVGEGSEGLPLKVPEMQELTEEEAEAENVDPPEEIQYGENKQRERKRILEEDDVIFRHVKRPRKDYASDDQASEDVAIMPNVSRGGRGGRRSDVYASTPLNPAKRALEDEDLGEGHTPQTSRARVKRPKRDSSVNRPPGSQPQRLVLKTRMDQTPDTSSPAPPGAGHPILNQYVSGDMHSNGPAGSRRPRPMTQHQIALEQNRKQRVDYVLAQRRMDAWNSLRTRREKEVPFARAGRLLQSLPTGYDTDDENSWGKGGICPKPEEEEDYGEAASFYFSMIRKVARRLQRWDWDSVLSDDKDYPANGLGGEYNRRAAVEHRELEVISRPMPIANKPRSRPGPRRERKAVENAADLSKETGQIKKPAGRAGASALRKSSAEKAGSKRSRPRARLSKVLGSKSAATEEHDQVETPEASMIADQDDKDTERGEDTFLEEADKDILSGESPHDTRSRLDDASSIGVAPEPAQGVEDDTEELSDVDMEVSKLAESGYTRGDSLSPEDGMEASRLDDDETMLEA from the exons ATGGCCAGTCGCCCTGCTTTTCTCCCTCGCGAcacctctccctctcccgcCGCCTCTGCCCACGCTGCTCCTTCTCCCTCCCGCAGACCCGAGCCTGAGCCTGAGCCTGGGCCTGAGCCTGAGCCTGAGCCGGAGCTGGAACCTGAGCCGGAGCCCGTCTCACGTCACACGGAACAGTCTCAGATGAATGGCGTCGAAGCAACAGACGGGGACGAGAAGCGGCCTACTTCGCCGGATGCCACAATGGCCGAGTCCAAAGCTGCTTGTCCCGACGTGACCACCGCTACCACCACCTCTCCCAAACCTTCCTCCAAAGCTCCTGAGTTGCTGGCGACCAGAAGCCCACCTCCAAGCTCAAGTCTGCCGTCGGCCGACAAGCCAACTGAGGCGGAATCAGCTCATCGGAAACCCGATCGTGACAAAGCTGATCAGTCCCGTGAATCTCTACCAACCTCCACAGAGACCCCCGTGAAGAGCTCGCGTCGCGTGCAGGCAGAAGACTCGAACACCCGTCGGAATTCCGCCCCGCGGCCGCAGTCCGAGTCCCACACGGGCACCGAAAATGCaaccaccaccgccaccaccaccagaaAGCAGACGAATGGCACGATCGGATCCGTCTACTCTGGCAATAAAATCAGGCATCTCAAGAAGGACGACGGCATTCCACTCTGGCGGAAGGACATTCAATATCGGTTTTTGAGATGCGTGTTCGAGGACAAAACCCCCTGCTTTACTCGGTTCCCCGAGGGCGATAAGAACCATACCTTTGCCGATATCTATCTAGATGCTATGGCGAAGAGTAGCAAAACGAGCAAGATCCTCAAGGATAAGCTTCAGAACGAGAGGTCGGCCGCCATCAACATGGCCATGGTCTGCCTCCTAGTTAACTTTGGGAGAATGAATACTACACTGAACT tcttCCCGGAGATGCGTGCCCAGCTACGAACTTACCATTCGATCCCGTCCCTCCAGGCCCATCAAGATTCCAGTGCCTACAAGCAGCTACAGGACGCACCCCGTCTTAAATCCATCTTGAAGGGGGCATCGGAGGATGTTGAACAGCCAGGTACTATCGAGAAAATCAAGAACCATGCAATCCCTCGCACGAATCCGGTCAACCTCATCTTCGTTTTATCCCATTATGCCCCCAGAATATCCGAGCTACACTTCCCACCGCCCGGGGATTTCTTCGACTTGGTCATGCGACCTACTCTGAGCAGCAAGAGCCGCGCTAGAGCCTTTTTATGGCTGATGTGGTACTACTTGGAGAGTGACTTCTCCGAGAAAGCCGCGTTGGAAAATCCATTTGGCCCTGGTACCGTCGGAGAAGGGAGTGAAGGGCTGCCGCTGAAGGTTCCCGAGATGCAAGAGCTCACCGAAGAAGAGGCCGAGGCCGAGAATGTGGACCCGCCCGAGGAAATCCAGTATGGCGAAAACAAGCAACGGGAGCGGAAGC GTATCTTGGAGGAAGATGACGTTATTTTCCGACATGTCAAACGCCCCAGGAAAG ACTATGCAAGCGATGATCAGGCTTCTGAGGACGTAGCCATTATGCCCAATGTTTCGAGGGGAGGTAGGGGTGGTCGCCGTAGCGATGTCTACGCGTCCACGCCGCTGAACCCAGCAAAAAGGGCTCTTGAGGACGAAGACCTTGGCGAAGGGCACACTCCACAGACCTCTAGGGCTCGTGTCAAACGGCCAAAGAGGGATTCGTCTGTCAATCGACCACCGGGCAGCCAGCCGCAGCGCCTGGTCCTGAAAACGAGGATGGACCAGACCCCCGATACCTCCTCCCCCGCACCCCCTGGCGCCGGACATCCAATTTTGAACCAGTACGTCTCCGGCGATATGCATTCCAATGGCCCCGCCGGCTCTCGACGTCCACGCCCAATGACGCAGCACCAGATAGCTCTCGAACAGAACCGGAAGCAACGCGTTGATTATGTTCTCGCTCAGCGCCGGATGGATGCGTGGAATTCTCTCCGTACGCGTCGGGAGAAGGAAGTCCCGTTTGCTCGCGCAGGACGGCTGCTGCAAAGCTTGCCCACCGGCTACGACACGGACGACGAGAACTCCTGGGGGAAAGGCGGAATATGTCCGAAGccggaagaggaggaagactATGGAGAGGCGGCTAGCTTTTATTTTTCGATGATCCGGAAAGTTGCTCGACGACTGCAACGATGGGACTGGGACTCGGTGTTGTCGGACGATAAAGACTACCCGGCGAACGGCTTGGGAGGCGAGTACAATCGCCGTGCCGCTGTGGAACACCGCGAGCTTGAGGTGATCAGCCGACCGATGCCCATTGCAAATAAGCCCAGAAGCAGACCAGGTCCACGGCGGGAAAGGAAGGCTGTTGAGAATGCGGCCGATTTATCCAAGGAAACTGGGCAGATAAAGAAGCCCGCGGGTCGTGCGGGTGCATCGGCTCTGAGGAAATCCTCCGCGGAGAAGGCGGGCAGCAAGAGAAGCCGCCCGCGAGCACGGCTGTCGAAGGTCCTCGGCTCAAAGTCTGCGGCCACAGAGGAGCACGATCAGGTGGAAACACCTGAGGCGTCTATGATTGCTGACCAGGACGACAAGGACACCGAGCGTGGTGAGGATACTTTCCTTGAAGAGGCCGACAAGGACATCCTGAGCGGCGAGAGTCCTCACGACACGCGAAGCCGTCTGGACGATGCAAGCAGCATTGGAGTTGCACCCGAACCCGCGCAGGGGGTTGAGGATGATACCGAAGAATTGTCAGACGTGGACATGGAAGTGTCTAAGCTTGCTGAGAGTGGGTACACCAGAGGTGACAGCTTGTCGCCGGAAGATGGTATGGAAGCTAGCCGGCTGGATGATGACGAGACCATGCTGGAAGCCTGA
- a CDS encoding uncharacterized protein (EggNog:ENOG410Q5JI), producing the protein MRRPRYLRRIQDYMFWKRRLHLLRRRRQHAHLLRESQDCNRVLPSVESDIRLNNQTEKSGLNDAASPSGASDAPPDALSDTHSEPEDVRVHEIIQEAVAALRNESQQYEEPESEPQLQTMLHPVHPVGNEDSGFHSRLEDPLGDQPAETYIPTTMNDPSEVLVHARAEPDEMLHHFTLALGLWCEKSGISRQHYQALREVLQIPEDTGVLRSLPLGLSTLKKKCRAHRTDIR; encoded by the exons ATGCGACGTCCGAGGTACTTGAGGCGCATACAGGACTATATGTTTTGGAAAAGGCGACTTCATTTGCTTCGAAGGCGCAGACAGCATGCCCATTTGTTGCGGGAATCGCAAGATTGCAATCGCGTTTTACCTTCAGTGGAATCCGACATTCGGCTGAACAATCAAACTGAGAAGTCAGGGTTGAAT GATGCAGCAAGTCCTTCAGGTGCCTCTGATGCTCCGCCCGACGCTCTATCCGACACTCATTCTGAACCAGAAGACGTCAGGGTGCACGAGATTATACAAGAAGCAGTGGCAGCTCTACGCAATGAATCACAACAGTATGAAGAGCCCGAATCCGAACCCCAGTTACAGACTATGTTACATCCAGTGCACCCGGTTGGCAATGAAGATTCCGGTTTTCATTCACGACTAGAGGATCCGTTGGGCGACCAGCCAGCTGAGACCTACATCCCGACTACAATGAACGACCCGTCGGAGGTCCTAGTCCACGCGCGTGCGGAGCCTGATGAAATGCTGCACCACTTCACGCTCGCTTTAGGATTATGGTGCGAAAAATCGGGAATATCTCGCCAACACTACCAGGCACTGCGGGAAGTCCTACAGATTCCCGAAGACACCGGTGTACTGAGATCTCTACCATTGGGGCTGAGCacgttgaagaagaaatgcagaGCTCATCGGACGGACATCAGGTGA
- a CDS encoding uncharacterized protein (EggNog:ENOG410PNA8~COG:S~TransMembrane:6 (i136-156o176-201i222-243o249-268i275-296o337-357i)~BUSCO:12380at33183) codes for MESEHRVLRSRPRSFYLPSTESSQPGTPIVDESSPPPDSLDPKQDDLTSSRSMMNLTSPTLYGIYSPTAFGGVRDESGTPWDTGAQTPNLQPSPPVEGRDYFSPAGNGISEQTVLQAHVVKKHGFRGYVLPLIRRSVLLFLFGMAYGGIITHLHGHPNVAGRVPVNMEHIDLDQRSLGYLALWGVAGVALGSLQPWFDLLWGDDLIVGRSQNAARTAKGNGLLEWSPMVRSIGAFVGIAFAIRKLPWQSTLQVSLTLALANPVLWYLIDRSKPGFVLSTLVGITGMLALLGINPTIVPSPATASLSSPLAATSPDTTMNGAPIPSTTNIMGMTQESVAVGTWIASVLFCSCVCFGNIGRRLAD; via the exons ATGGAATCCGAACATCGTGTCCTCCGATCTCGTCCGCGGAGCTTCTACCTTCCCTCTACCGAATCCTCTCAGCCCGGCACCCCGATCGTCGATGAATCTTCACCGCCGCCTGACTCTCTCGACCCGAAGCAAGATGATCTGACATCCTCCCGGTCCATGATGAACCTGACCTCGCCCACTCTGTACGGGATATACTCGCCCACCGCGTTCGGAGGCGTGAGAGATGAGTCCGGCACGCCCTGGGATACCGGCGCGCAGACGCCCAACCTGCAGCCTTCCCCGCCGGTGGAAGGCCGGGATTACTTCTCGCCCGCCGGCAATGGGATCTCTGAGCAGACCGTCCTGCAGGCGCACGTTGTCAAGAAGCATGGGTTCAGGGGATACGTGCTGCCTCTGATCCGGAGGAGCGTGTTGCTGTTCTTGTTTGGCATGGCGTATGGTGGGATCATCACGCATCTGCATGGCCATCCAAATGTGGCCGGACGGGTGCCGGTGAACATGGAgcatattgatcttgatcaGAGGTCGTTGGGATATCTGGCGCTTTGGGGCGTGGCGGGTGTTGCGTTGGGGAGTCTGCAGCCTTGGTTTGACCTTCTCTGGGGGGATGATTTGATTGTCGGGAGAAGTCAGAATGCGGCGAGGACGGCTAAGGGGAATGGGCTTTTGGAATGGAGCCCTATGGTGAGGAGTATTGGGGCATTTGTGGGTATTGCTTTTGCAATC AGGAAGCTTCCCTGGCAGTCCACCCTACAAGTTTCCCTCACCCTCGCCCTCGCCAACCCTGTGCTGTGGTATCTTATTGATCGCTCCAAGCCGGGATTTGTCCTCTCCACATTGGTCGGGATAACTGGCATGCTGGCCCTGTTGGGGATCAATCCTACGATTGTACCTTCACCGGCGACCGCGTCGCTTTCGTCCCCACTTGCAGCTACTTCTCCAGACACTACGATGAATGGCGCCCCGATACCATCTACTACAAATATCATGGGAATGACCCAAGAGAGCGTTGCGGTGGGGACGTGGATTGCTAGCGTGCTGTTCTGCAGCTGTGTATGCTTTGGAAATATCGGCAGGAGGTTAGCAGACTGA
- the ADE17 gene encoding bifunctional phosphoribosylaminoimidazolecarboxamide formyltransferase/IMP cyclohydrolase (BUSCO:79294at4751~EggNog:ENOG410PFH2~COG:F~BUSCO:3146at33183): MAQKSAILSVYDKTGLLDLARGLAGSNVRILASGGTAKMIREAGIPVEDVSAITHAPEMLGGRVKTLHPAVHGGILARNIESDEKDLAEQKINKVDFVVCNLYPFKDTVAKEDVTIAQAVEEVDIGGVTLLRAAAKNHARVTVLSDPNDYPEFLGELKKGEISEKNRRLYALKAFEHTADYDEAISGFFRKQYAGEGVQHLALRYGANPHQKPAAAFMREGKLPFKVLNGSPGYINLLDSLNAWPLVKELKQALGYPAAASFKHVSPAGAAIGIPLNEKEKKVYMVEDIAGIDESGLAQAYARARGADRMSSFGDVIALSDVVDVPTAKIISREVSDGVIAPGYQPEALALLAKKKGGKYLVLEMDDSYTPPEEETRTLYGVQLQQHRNDAVISPKSTFNTIITPKDLKGLPESALRDLTVATIALKYTQSNSVCYAVNGQVIGLGAGQQSRIHCTRLAGDKADNWWMRFHDRALNIKWKAGVKRPEKSNAIDMLCSGQVPKNEVEKQDYERVFEEVPAPFTPEEREEWGKKLGEVTISSDAFFPFVDNVFRAARSGVKYIAAPSGSQNDSAVFETAEKLGMVFVQQGIRLFHH; the protein is encoded by the exons ATGGCGCAGAAATCTG CCATCCTCTCCGTCTACGATAAGACCGGCCTCTTGGACTTGGCCAGGGGCCTGGCCGGGAGCAATGTTCGCATTCTGGCGTCTGGCGGCACGGCCAAGATGATCAGAGAGGCTGGAATTCCCGTCGA AGACGTCTCCGCCATTACGCATGCCCCTGAAATGCTCGGTGGCCGCGTCAAGACCCTCCATCCCGCCGTTCACGGTGGTATTCTAGCGCGGAATATCGAGTCCGACGAGAAGGATCTCGCCGAACAGAAGATCAATAAAGTCGATTTCGTCGTCTGCAATTTATATCCCTTCAAGGACACTGTGGCCAAGGAAGATGTTACAATCGCTCAGGCCGTGGAGGAAGTTGATATTGGTGGTGTAACCCTTCTTCGTGCCGCCGCGAAGAACCATGCCCGTGTGACGGTCCTTAGTGATCCGAACGATTACCCCGAGTTCCTGGGCGAACTGAAAAAGGGAGAGATCTCCGAGAAGAACCGCCGCCTTTATGCCCTCAAGGCATTTGAACACACCGCAGACTATGACGAGGCTATCTCTGGATTCTTCAGGAAGCAGTATGCCGGCGAAGGGGTTCAGCACCTTGCTCTGAGATATGGTGCCAATCCCCACCAGAAACCAGCTGCTGCGTTTATGAGAGAGGGCAAATTGCCTTTCAAAGTGCTCAACGGCTCTCCCGGTTATATCAACCTGCTGGATTCCTTGAACGCATGGCCATTGGTTAAGGAGCTGAAACAGGCGCTCGGTTATCCGGCTGCTGCTAGTTTCAAACACGTCTCACCGGCGGGTGCGGCTATCGGCATTCCGCTGAacgagaaggagaagaaagtCTACATGGTTGAGGACATTGCCGGAATTGATGAGTCCGGGTTGGCCCAAGCATACGCGCGTGCCCGTGGCGCGGACCGCATGTCTAGTTTTGGTGATGTTATTGCTCTGTCGGACGTTGTCGACGTACCCACCGCCAAGATCATCTCCCGTGAGGTCTCCGATGGTGTGATTGCCCCTGGATACCAACCcgaagctcttgctttgctcgcaaagaagaaaggagggAAATACCTCGTCCTCGAGATGGATGACAGTTACACTCCCCCCGAGGAAGAAACTCGCACTCTCTATGGCGTGCAGCTTCAGCAGCACCGCAATGACGCGGTCATCTCTCCAAAGTCCACTTTCAACACCATCATCACACCAAAGGATCTCAAGGGCCTTCCCGAGTCTGCACTTCGCGATCTTACCGTTGCCACGATCGCCCTAAAATATACCCAATCCAACTCCGTCTGCTATGCAGTCAATGGCCAAGTAATTGGTCTCGGAGCAGGTCAACAGAGCAGGATTCACTGCACCCGCCTTGCCGGAGACAAGGCCGACAACTGGTGGATGCGCTTCCACGACCGCGCGCTGAACATCAAATGGAAGGCGGGCGTCAAGAGACCCGAGAAGAGCAACGCAATCGACATGCTGTGCTCAGGACAGGTTCCCAAGAACGAGGTCGAGAAGCAAGATTATGAACGAGTGTTTGAAGAAGTCCCGGCACCCTTTACAccggaagagagagaagaatggGGGAAGAAATTGGGAGAGGTGACTATTTCTTCGGATGCATTT TTCCCCTTCGTGGACAACGTCTTCCGTGCTGCACGGTCCGGAGTTAAGTATATTGCAGCTCCGAGTGGAAGCCAGAATGACTCTGCTGTGTTTGAGACGGCCGAGAAATTGGGTATGGTGTTTGTGCAACAGGGCATCCGCCTGTTCCACCATTAA